One Haloplanus sp. HW8-1 DNA window includes the following coding sequences:
- a CDS encoding ArsR/SmtB family transcription factor, with protein sequence MATDQTRTINGDAPDDPADLLPEESILSLEEYLDMHAAVGHRTRYEILYRLVHSGEMSPKELEDALDIDDSTLHYHLNKLVDVGLVEKRQRTERGQDGLYTYYRATVFGEVTLTDGVDELIRGEQAFEEMYDSSTA encoded by the coding sequence ATGGCGACGGATCAAACGCGGACGATTAACGGCGACGCCCCGGACGATCCGGCAGATCTGCTCCCCGAGGAGAGCATTCTTAGCCTTGAGGAGTACCTCGATATGCACGCGGCTGTCGGTCACCGCACCCGCTATGAGATCCTCTATCGGCTCGTCCACAGCGGCGAGATGAGTCCGAAGGAACTCGAGGACGCACTCGACATCGACGACAGTACACTCCACTACCATCTCAACAAGCTCGTCGACGTCGGCCTCGTCGAGAAACGCCAGCGCACGGAGCGCGGACAGGACGGCCTGTACACGTATTATCGAGCGACCGTTTTCGGCGAGGTGACGCTCACTGACGGCGTCGACGAGTTGATCCGAGGTGAGCAGGCCTTCGAAGAGATGTACGACAGTTCGACCGCTTAG
- a CDS encoding helix-turn-helix domain-containing protein: MYEVLDDTAAQIVLAIESGDSIRRVAQHLHTPYETVRQAVNRLEDAGYVHYDDGLTVVDERVRDAALELVAASAGISPPSIEEAYIIPQFGDWPYAFTRIDAVYVWTQGGYQVGREPDDYPLFLAVRDRDVDAWETFFESFDLPSAFERRPREELDGALQVVLEPRPSLDIEHVEGYPVIPRAETIEYMRENYAQFQSALEMLDRMYDDLGLDVAHRETERS, translated from the coding sequence ATGTACGAGGTACTCGACGACACGGCGGCGCAGATCGTCCTCGCCATCGAGAGTGGCGACTCCATCCGCCGTGTCGCCCAACACCTCCACACGCCCTACGAGACGGTGCGACAGGCCGTCAATCGGCTGGAAGACGCAGGCTACGTCCACTACGATGATGGTCTCACAGTCGTCGACGAGCGCGTGAGAGACGCAGCGCTCGAGCTCGTCGCTGCCAGTGCCGGCATCAGTCCACCCTCCATCGAGGAGGCCTACATCATCCCACAGTTCGGTGACTGGCCATACGCGTTCACGCGGATCGACGCCGTCTACGTGTGGACTCAGGGCGGCTACCAGGTCGGTCGCGAACCCGATGACTATCCGCTGTTCCTGGCCGTCCGTGACCGCGACGTCGACGCCTGGGAGACGTTCTTCGAGTCGTTCGACCTCCCGTCCGCATTCGAGCGCCGGCCCCGAGAGGAACTGGATGGTGCGCTACAGGTCGTCCTCGAGCCACGCCCGTCACTCGACATCGAGCACGTTGAAGGCTACCCGGTGATCCCGAGAGCCGAGACGATCGAGTATATGCGCGAGAACTACGCCCAGTTCCAGTCGGCGCTGGAGATGCTTGACCGAATGTACGATGACCTCGGTCTTGATGTTGCTCACCGTGAAACCGAGCGTAGCTAA
- a CDS encoding DUF7509 family protein — protein MPVEITRELIADRLGRVTYDRFLFYLMGPYKSFNLNYVLSEEDRREIDVDDLPGPLRRLFRSKDDINAAQGLLRRVQGELRTDPGVNAFLALDVDIDTDDVDAVTQSIEYARCSNATAFVVPFLGHNFGVGEEAGSILENLAATYGERLIFVHEDDVTSAMIRSASVRWDLRVETYETEDELVAKLRRFAGGIMHRERRGELDQLD, from the coding sequence ATGCCCGTCGAAATCACGCGCGAGCTGATCGCTGACCGGCTCGGGCGTGTGACATACGACCGGTTTCTCTTCTATCTGATGGGGCCGTACAAGTCGTTCAACCTCAATTACGTCCTCAGCGAGGAGGACCGTCGCGAGATCGACGTCGACGATCTTCCTGGGCCGTTACGCCGGCTCTTCAGGAGCAAGGACGACATCAACGCCGCACAGGGTCTCTTACGACGTGTACAAGGGGAACTTCGAACCGACCCGGGAGTGAATGCGTTTCTCGCACTCGACGTCGACATCGACACAGACGACGTGGATGCGGTGACCCAGAGCATTGAGTACGCACGCTGTAGCAACGCAACCGCGTTCGTGGTGCCGTTTCTTGGCCACAATTTTGGCGTCGGCGAAGAGGCCGGCAGTATTCTCGAAAACCTCGCGGCAACCTACGGGGAGCGGTTGATTTTCGTCCACGAGGATGACGTGACGAGTGCGATGATCCGGTCGGCGTCCGTCCGGTGGGATTTGCGCGTCGAAACCTACGAGACTGAGGACGAACTCGTGGCCAAACTGCGGCGGTTCGCCGGCGGAATTATGCATCGCGAACGGCGGGGAGAACTCGATCAGCTGGATTGA